The following proteins are encoded in a genomic region of Primulina huaijiensis isolate GDHJ02 chromosome 3, ASM1229523v2, whole genome shotgun sequence:
- the LOC140973432 gene encoding cellulose synthase A catalytic subunit 4 [UDP-forming], whose amino-acid sequence MKSSNTTSGLFAGSHARNELHVLHGTDQDQQNRDTSSTRESTTKTCRVCGDEIGLKENGERFVACGECGFPVCRPCYEYERSEGNQSCPQCHTRYKRHKGCPRVEGDDEENFDDDFEDEFRLKNHHDNHVSHHHDSENGDYHQNQNQNQNHHNGVPVNSVAGSVAGKDFDGEKEAYNNEEWKERVEKWKTRQEKRGLFTKADDGKHDQDDDEDFLMAEARQPLWRKVPISSSLINPYRIVIVIRFIVLCFFFHFRILSPAYDAYPLWIISVICEIWFGLSWILDQFPKWLPINRETYLDRLTLRFEREGDPNQLSPVDFFVSTVDPLKEPPIITSNTVLSILSVDYPVEKVSCYVSDDGASMLLFDSLSETAEFARRWVPFCKKYSVEPRAPEFYFSEKIDYLKDKVQPTFVKDRRAMKREYEEFKVRINALVAKAQKKPEEGWVMHDGTPWPGNNTRNHPGMIQVYLGSEGALDVEGKELPRLVYVSREKRPGYQHHKKAGAMNALVRVSAVLTNAPFMLNLDCDHYLNNSKAVREAMCFLMDPQIGKKLCYVQFPQRFDGIDRHDRYANRNIVFFDINMKGLDGIQGPVYVGTGCVFNRQALYGYDPAASEKRPAMTCDCWPNWCCCCCGGSRKSNTKKKGLKALLGLGGLYSKKKKMMGKQYTRKSSGQAFDLEEIEEGLEGYDELEKSSLMSQKNFEKRFGMSPVFITSTLMENGGVPEGTNPTSLIKEAIHVISCGYEEKTEWGKEIGWIYGSVTEDILTGFKMHCRGWRSVYCSPTRPAFKGSAPINLSDRLHQVLRWALGSIEIFFSRHCPLWYGYGGKLKWLERLAYINTTVYPFTSIALLAYCTLPAVCLLTGKFIVPTLNNLASIWFLALFLSIIATGVLELRWSRVSIEDWWRNEQFWVIGGVSAHLFAVFQGLLKVLAGVDTNFTVTAKAADDAEFGELYLFKWTTLLIPPTTLIILNMVGVVAGVADAINNGYGSWGPLFGKLFFAFWVIVHLYPFLKGLMGRQNRTPTIVVLWSILLASIFSLVWVRIDPFLPKQTGPILKQCGVEC is encoded by the exons ATGAAGTCGTCAAACACCACGTCCGGCCTCTTCGCTGGCTCTCACGCCCGCAACGAACTGCATGTCTTGCATGGAACTGATCAAGATCAG CAAAATCGGGATACATCATCAACAAGGGAATCTACCACCAAAACGTGCCGGGTATGCGGAGATGAAATCGGATTGAAGGAAAACGGAGAGAGATTCGTGGCGTGTGGTGAGTGCGGGTTTCCAGTCTGCCGGCCTTGCTATGAGTATGAGAGGAGTGAAGGAAACCAGAGCTGTCCTCAATGCCATACTCGATACAAGCGCCACAAAG GTTGCCCAAGGGTGGAGGGAGACGACGAAGAAAATTTCGATGATGATTTTGAAGATGAATTTCGACTCAAAAATCATCATGATAATCATGTGTCTCATCATCACGATTCG GAGAATGGGGATTACCatcagaatcagaatcagaatcagaatcatCACAACGGAGTCCCAGTTAATTCAGTTGCAGGAAGCG TTGCCGGAAAGGATTTTGATGGTGAAAAGGAAGCTTATAACAACGAGGAGTGGAAGGAAAGAGTGGAGAAATGGAAAACCAGACAAGAAAAGAGAGGCCTCTTTACAAAAGCAGATGATGGGAAACATGATCAAGATGATGACGAGGACTTCCT TATGGCTGAAGCCCGTCAACCTCTCTGGCGAAAAGTCCCAATTTCTTCCAGTCTAATCAACCCATATCGCATTGTCATCGTCATTCGATTTATTgttttatgtttctttttccATTTTAGAATCTTGAGCCCAGCCTATGACGCTTATCCCTTGTGGATTATCTCTGTGATATGTGAGATATGGTTTGGTTTATCCTGGATTCTCGATCAGTTTCCCAAATGGTTGCCCATTAACCGTGAAACCTATCTTGATCGCCTGACTTTGAGGTTTGAGCGGGAGGGGGACCCTAACCAGCTTAGCCCAGTTGATTTCTTTGTAAGCACAGTGGACCCTCTTAAGGAACCTCCCATTATTACATCTAATACTGTCCTTTCAATCTTGTCTGTTGATTATCCCGTGGAGAAGGTGAGTTGCTATGTATCTGATGATGGTGCCTCCATGCTTCTCTTCGACTCTTTGTCTGAAACGGCCGAGTTTGCTAGGAGGTGGGTACCATTTTGCAAGAAATATAGTGTTGAGCCCAGGGCACCGGAATTCTACTTCTCTGAAAAAATTGACTACTTGAAAGATAAGGTTCAACCTACTTTTGTGAAAGATCGTAGGGCCATGAAG AGAGAATACGAAGAGTTTAAAGTAAGAATTAATGCATTAGTGGCCAAGGCTCAGAAGAAGCCAGAAGAAGGATGGGTTATGCATGATGGGACTCCATGGCCAGGGAACAATACTCGCAACCATCCTGGCATGATTCAG GTATATTTGGGAAGTGAAGGTGCACTCGATGTTGAAGGCAAGGAGCTACCACGGCTGGTGTATGTCTCACGTGAGAAACGACCTGGTTATCAACACCATAAGAAAGCTGGTGCAATGAATGCTCTG GTACGAGTATCTGCCGTGCTTACTAATGCACCATTTATGTTGAACTTGGACTGTGATCATTACCTCAACAACAGCAAGGCTGTCAGGGAAGCCATGTGCTTTTTGATGGATCCCCAAATTGGGAAGAAGCTCTGCTATGTCCAATTTCCGCAGAGATTTGATGGTATCGACCGCCATGACCGATATGCTAATCGCAATATTGTATTCTTTGAT ATTAACATGAAAGGTTTAGATGGCATTCAAGGGCCTGTATATGTTGGCACCGGGTGTGTCTTTAACAGGCAGGCATTGTATGGCTATGATCCAGCTGCATCTGAAAAGCGGCCGGCGATGACTTGTGACTGCTGGCCCAACTGGTGCTGCTGTTGCTGTGGTGGATCAAGGAAGTCAAACACTAAGAAGAAAGGGCTGAAGGCTTTACTTGGGCTTGGAGGACTCTATagcaagaagaagaaaatgatggGAAAGCAGTACACTAGGAAATCATCTGGACAAGCTTTTGATCTGGAGGAAATAGAAGAAGGGCTTGAAGGATATGATGAGTTAGAAAAATCATCTCTCATGTCTCAAAAGAATTTCGAAAAACGGTTTGGTATGTCACCAGTTTTCATTACTTCCACTCTCATGGAAAATGGTGGTGTTCCTGAGGGTACTAACCCAACATCACTTATCAAAGAAGCTATTCATGTTATTAGTTGTGGCTatgaagagaagactgaatggGGCAAGGAG ATTGGATGGATTTATGGTTCAGTTACAGAAGATATTTTGACCGGCTTCAAGATGCACTGCAGAGGGTGGAGGTCTGTCTACTGCTCGCCAACGAGACCTGCTTTCAAGGGGTCAGCTCCGATCAATCTGTCTGATAGGTTGCACCAAGTCCTAAGATGGGCTCTAGGTTCTATTGAAATCTTCTTTAGTCGCCATTGTCCACTTTGGTATGGCTATGGGGGAAAGCTAAAATGGCTCGAGAGACTAGCTTATATCAACACCACTGTTTACCCATTCACCTCTATCGCTCTTCTAGCCTACTGCACACTTCCAGCTGTGTGTCTTCTTACTGGAAAATTTATCGTCCCAACT CTGAACAACCTAGCAAGCATATGGTTTCTTGCACTTTTTCTCTCCATTATAGCGACTGGTGTGCTTGAGCTCCGATGGAGTCGAGTTAGCATTGAGGATTGGTGGCGAAATGAGCAGTTCTGGGTTATTGGAGGTGTCTCAGCACATCTTTTTGCAGTTTTCCAAGGTCTTCTCAAGGTCCTTGCAGGAGTTGACACAAACTTTACCGTGACAGCAAAAGCAGCCGATGATGCTGAGTTTGGGGAGCTCTATCTCTTCAAATGGACTACCCTTCTGATTCCACCGACCACATTGATAATTCTCAATATGGTCGGCGTGGTGGCAGGGGTAGCTGATGCCATAAACAATGGGTATGGCTCATGGGGTCCTCTGTTTGGAAAATTATTCTTTGCCTTTTGGGTTATCGTGCATCTTTATCCATTCCTTAAAGGGTTGATGGGAAGGCAAAACAGGACTCCTACAATTGTGGTTCTTTGGTCAATTCTTCTAGCTTCAATCTTCTCTCTGGTTTGGGTCAGAATCGATCCTTTCTTGCCCAAACAAACTGGTCCGATACTTAAACAATGTGGAGTAGAATGCTAA
- the LOC140973433 gene encoding protein PHOSPHATE STARVATION RESPONSE 1 isoform X1 yields the protein MEAKPALSVQRSRASQLGAFGTSGAVPPSFPFLPTSVEGTYAKCSDALRVSLERESMQHPSSVVSPSSSSSGAVGHIFASSSGISTDLQFSSQQLEGKHPRQSPFISQSTNSGESVILPYSIGSKALQSSTSSHCNNQNNGSWCTDSLPEFLDFPATAQSCPLDGSDSGIVSIQSEDLSKQNDWQDWADQIIIDNDDLTSDLNDLLAGANVAEPEPKVLIQMSKDSINYSMLQPHASQQLSACATAGQSPSSNTAPAKQRMRWTPELHEAFVEAVNKLGGSERATPKGVLKLMKVEGLTIYHVKSHLQKYRTARYKPESEEESSEKKLTSIEELSSLDLKTGIEITEALRLQMEVQKRLHEQLEIQRNLQLRIEEQGRYLQMMFEKQYKPGTDLIKGVSSTNEYPSNELTDAPPNSPPQEISTLEANNSKGGDSTNLATTYSETSRPVAGNPKANDAGMVESPSSKRTKVDE from the exons ATGGAAGCAAAACCAGCTTTGTCCGTTCAGAGATCACGTGCAAGCCAACTGGGTGCTTTTGGGACGTCAGGAGCTGTGCCACCTTCATTTCCTTTTCTTCCAACTTCTGTAGAAGGGACATATGCTAAATGTTCTGACGCCCTGCGGGTATCCCTGGAGAGGGAATCAATGCAACATCCTTCATCTGTAGTTTCACCATCGTCTTCCAGTAGTGGAGCAGTTGGTCATATTTTTGCTTCATCCTCGGGAATTTCTACAGATCTCCAGTTTTCATCTCAACAACTAGAAGGAAAGCATCCAAGACAATCCCCTTTCATTTCTCAGTCAACCAATAGTGGGGAATCAGTTATTTTGCCATATTCTATTGGTTCTAAAGCTCTTCAATCTTCTACATCAAGTCACTGTAACAATCAAAATAATGGATCCTGGTGTACAGATTCACTGCCTGAGTTTCTTGATTTTCCAGCCACAGCGCAAAGTTGTCCTCTTGATGGTAGTGATAGTGGCATAGTTTCTATCCAATCTGAGGATCTAAGCAAGCAAAATGATTGGCAGGATTGGGCTGatcagattatcattgataaTGATGATTTGACTTCTGATTTGAATGATCTTCTTGCCGGTGCAAATGTTGCAGAGCCAGAGCCAAAG GTTTTGATTCAGATGTCCAAAGATTCGATAAATTACTCAATGCTTCAGCCCCATGCATCCCAACAGCTCTCAGCTTGTGCCACTGCTGGTCAATCTCCCTCTTCAAATACTGCTCCAGCGAAACAGCGAATGCGTTGGACTCCAGAACTTCATGAAGCTTTTGTAGAGGCGGTCAACAAGCTTGGTGGAAGTGAAA GAGCTACTCCCAAGGGTGTCCTAAAGCTAATGAAAGTTGAAGGTTTGACCATTTATCATGTAAAAAGCCACCTGCAG AAATACAGAACGGCCAGATATAAACCAGAGTCGGAGGAAG AATCTTCAGAGAAAAAACTTACCTCCATTGAAGAGCTGTCCTCTTTGGACTTAAAAAC GGGGATTGAGATCACTGAAGCATTGCGACTGCAGATGGAAGTCCAAAAACGGCTTCATGAACAACTTGAG ATTCAGAGAAATTTACAGCTACGAATAGAAGAACAGGGGCGATACCTACAGATGATGTTTGAGAAGCAGTACAAGCCTGGCACGGACTTGATCAAGGGAGTTTCATCAACAAATGAGTACCCATCTAATGAGTTGACAGATGCACCGCCAAATTCTCCTCCCCAAGAAATTTCAACTCTAGAAGCCAATAACAGCAAAGGAGGTGACTCGACTAATTTAGCTACAACATACTCAGAAACTTCCAGACCTGTTGCTGGAAATCCCAAGGCCAATGATGCTGGCATGGTTGAGTCACCATCATCGAAGCGCACAAAGGTGGATGAGTAG
- the LOC140973433 gene encoding protein PHOSPHATE STARVATION RESPONSE 1 isoform X2, producing the protein MEAKPALSVQRSRASQLGAFGTSGAVPPSFPFLPTSVEGTYAKCSDALRVSLERESMQHPSSVVSPSSSSSGAVGHIFASSSGISTDLQFSSQQLEGKHPRQSPFISQSTNSGESVILPYSIGSKALQSSTSSHCNNQNNGSWCTDSLPEFLDFPATAQSCPLDGSDSGIVSIQSEDLSKQNDWQDWADQIIIDNDDLTSDLNDLLAGANVAEPEPKMSKDSINYSMLQPHASQQLSACATAGQSPSSNTAPAKQRMRWTPELHEAFVEAVNKLGGSERATPKGVLKLMKVEGLTIYHVKSHLQKYRTARYKPESEEESSEKKLTSIEELSSLDLKTGIEITEALRLQMEVQKRLHEQLEIQRNLQLRIEEQGRYLQMMFEKQYKPGTDLIKGVSSTNEYPSNELTDAPPNSPPQEISTLEANNSKGGDSTNLATTYSETSRPVAGNPKANDAGMVESPSSKRTKVDE; encoded by the exons ATGGAAGCAAAACCAGCTTTGTCCGTTCAGAGATCACGTGCAAGCCAACTGGGTGCTTTTGGGACGTCAGGAGCTGTGCCACCTTCATTTCCTTTTCTTCCAACTTCTGTAGAAGGGACATATGCTAAATGTTCTGACGCCCTGCGGGTATCCCTGGAGAGGGAATCAATGCAACATCCTTCATCTGTAGTTTCACCATCGTCTTCCAGTAGTGGAGCAGTTGGTCATATTTTTGCTTCATCCTCGGGAATTTCTACAGATCTCCAGTTTTCATCTCAACAACTAGAAGGAAAGCATCCAAGACAATCCCCTTTCATTTCTCAGTCAACCAATAGTGGGGAATCAGTTATTTTGCCATATTCTATTGGTTCTAAAGCTCTTCAATCTTCTACATCAAGTCACTGTAACAATCAAAATAATGGATCCTGGTGTACAGATTCACTGCCTGAGTTTCTTGATTTTCCAGCCACAGCGCAAAGTTGTCCTCTTGATGGTAGTGATAGTGGCATAGTTTCTATCCAATCTGAGGATCTAAGCAAGCAAAATGATTGGCAGGATTGGGCTGatcagattatcattgataaTGATGATTTGACTTCTGATTTGAATGATCTTCTTGCCGGTGCAAATGTTGCAGAGCCAGAGCCAAAG ATGTCCAAAGATTCGATAAATTACTCAATGCTTCAGCCCCATGCATCCCAACAGCTCTCAGCTTGTGCCACTGCTGGTCAATCTCCCTCTTCAAATACTGCTCCAGCGAAACAGCGAATGCGTTGGACTCCAGAACTTCATGAAGCTTTTGTAGAGGCGGTCAACAAGCTTGGTGGAAGTGAAA GAGCTACTCCCAAGGGTGTCCTAAAGCTAATGAAAGTTGAAGGTTTGACCATTTATCATGTAAAAAGCCACCTGCAG AAATACAGAACGGCCAGATATAAACCAGAGTCGGAGGAAG AATCTTCAGAGAAAAAACTTACCTCCATTGAAGAGCTGTCCTCTTTGGACTTAAAAAC GGGGATTGAGATCACTGAAGCATTGCGACTGCAGATGGAAGTCCAAAAACGGCTTCATGAACAACTTGAG ATTCAGAGAAATTTACAGCTACGAATAGAAGAACAGGGGCGATACCTACAGATGATGTTTGAGAAGCAGTACAAGCCTGGCACGGACTTGATCAAGGGAGTTTCATCAACAAATGAGTACCCATCTAATGAGTTGACAGATGCACCGCCAAATTCTCCTCCCCAAGAAATTTCAACTCTAGAAGCCAATAACAGCAAAGGAGGTGACTCGACTAATTTAGCTACAACATACTCAGAAACTTCCAGACCTGTTGCTGGAAATCCCAAGGCCAATGATGCTGGCATGGTTGAGTCACCATCATCGAAGCGCACAAAGGTGGATGAGTAG